Proteins from a genomic interval of Hydrogenophaga sp. PAMC20947:
- the selB gene encoding selenocysteine-specific translation elongation factor: MIVATAGHVDHGKTTLVKALTGTDTDRLAEEKRRGMSIDLGFAYADFGSEWPIGFVDVPGHERFVRNMLAGVAAVDFALLVVAADDGPMPQTREHVAILDLLGIEQGAVAITKIDRVSPERLADVRVEIAALLARSALQGAPVFPIATPSGEGLAALRTHLTAADLAWTGRSTQGSFRLAVDRCFTIGGAGLVVTGAVFSGRVNLGDQLLISPQGTPVRVRSIHAQNRTTLFASAGQRCALNLVGTGLKRHEVQRGDWIVALMAHAPTARLDVRLSVLGSESRALTHWAPVHLHIGATALSARVATLGERSILAGSTGMAQLVLDQPISAMRGDRFILRDQSGQRTIAGGFVVDPFGVTRGRSKPARLAQLSAMELPSASDSLMALMAVTPEGVDLARFGQAWNLTTHELDSLLQGLEIQVIATASGRVAVAASQWASLGVAICAAVDAWHGEQADSLGPTDAELASQLSARNASAVFRAALKSLLTDGSLVREGLSMRRPGHRARLDADDVLLLERVSAILQAHGLRPPIVGELATTLNMESPRLLEFLLRVSALGHLVRIARNRFFLPSTVVALSELAATLAAQSADGMFDAAQYRDRSGIGRNLTVQVLEFLDRVAATKLIGERRAMQP; this comes from the coding sequence ATGATCGTCGCCACCGCAGGCCATGTGGATCATGGCAAAACGACACTGGTCAAGGCGCTGACCGGCACCGACACAGACCGGCTTGCAGAAGAGAAGCGGCGAGGCATGTCGATTGACCTGGGTTTCGCCTACGCGGATTTCGGGTCTGAATGGCCGATCGGTTTTGTCGACGTTCCAGGGCATGAGCGGTTCGTGCGCAACATGTTGGCGGGCGTGGCGGCAGTCGATTTCGCCTTGTTGGTTGTTGCAGCAGACGACGGGCCCATGCCGCAGACCCGGGAGCACGTTGCGATTCTTGATTTGCTGGGGATTGAGCAGGGGGCGGTTGCCATCACAAAAATCGACCGGGTGAGTCCTGAGCGGTTGGCCGATGTCCGGGTTGAAATTGCTGCATTGCTGGCCAGGAGCGCGCTGCAAGGCGCGCCCGTGTTTCCGATTGCGACGCCCAGCGGTGAGGGCCTGGCAGCCTTGCGCACCCATTTGACGGCCGCGGATCTTGCCTGGACGGGGCGTTCGACCCAAGGGAGTTTCCGGCTGGCTGTCGATCGGTGTTTCACGATTGGCGGGGCGGGGCTTGTGGTGACGGGCGCGGTATTTTCGGGGCGTGTCAATCTGGGCGACCAGTTGCTGATCTCGCCACAGGGAACGCCGGTGCGCGTGCGCAGCATTCATGCACAGAATCGAACCACCTTGTTCGCGAGCGCCGGTCAGCGGTGTGCATTGAACCTCGTCGGCACTGGCTTGAAAAGGCATGAGGTACAGCGCGGCGACTGGATTGTTGCGCTGATGGCCCATGCGCCGACGGCACGTCTGGACGTGCGTCTCAGTGTGCTGGGATCGGAGTCACGTGCTTTGACGCACTGGGCGCCTGTGCATCTGCACATTGGCGCGACCGCCTTGAGCGCGCGGGTGGCTACGCTGGGCGAGCGCTCCATCCTCGCGGGGTCGACGGGCATGGCGCAACTGGTACTGGATCAGCCCATCAGTGCCATGCGAGGCGATCGTTTCATTTTGCGGGATCAGTCGGGGCAACGCACGATCGCAGGCGGCTTTGTTGTAGATCCCTTTGGCGTGACGCGGGGGCGCTCAAAGCCAGCCCGCCTGGCGCAACTGTCGGCGATGGAGCTTCCCTCGGCCTCGGACAGTCTGATGGCCCTGATGGCGGTCACGCCCGAGGGGGTCGATCTGGCGCGCTTTGGGCAGGCGTGGAATCTCACGACCCATGAATTGGATTCGCTGCTGCAAGGTCTGGAGATCCAGGTGATAGCGACTGCTTCGGGCCGGGTGGCTGTGGCGGCATCGCAATGGGCATCGCTGGGCGTCGCTATTTGTGCAGCAGTGGACGCCTGGCATGGTGAGCAGGCGGACAGCCTGGGGCCCACCGACGCCGAGTTGGCCTCCCAGCTTTCCGCACGCAATGCTTCTGCGGTTTTTCGTGCCGCTTTGAAGTCCTTGCTGACCGATGGCAGCTTGGTGCGAGAGGGCTTAAGCATGCGCCGCCCTGGGCATCGTGCACGTCTGGACGCTGACGACGTGTTGTTGCTTGAACGGGTCTCTGCAATTCTGCAAGCGCATGGGCTGCGTCCACCCATCGTGGGGGAGCTTGCGACCACACTTAATATGGAGTCGCCGCGGCTCCTTGAATTCTTGTTGCGGGTGAGTGCACTCGGGCACCTGGTGCGAATCGCCAGGAACCGGTTTTTTTTGCCAAGCACCGTCGTCGCACTGAGCGAGCTTGCCGCAACGCTCGCTGCCCAGTCCGCTGATGGCATGTTTGATGCCGCCCAGTACAGGGATCGATCCGGCATAGGACGCAATCTGACGGTACAGGTGTTGGAATTTCTGGATCGCGTTGCGGCAACAAAACTCATCGGTGAACGACGCGCCATGCAACCATGA
- the hutG gene encoding N-formylglutamate deformylase has translation MQPLHFHQGSEPLLISMPHVGTYVPPALAARLTDVAQQVHDTDWHLERLYDFAKDLGASLLIATHSRYVIDLNRDPSGASLYPGQSVTSLCPVDDFDDQPLYREPNDTPQEAEIAQRRDTVWQPYHQQLQKELARLKAQHGKAVLWDAHSIRSVVPRFFEGKLPDLNLGNGGGTRCDPALADALLSIAQSSPAHTAVLNGRFKGGYITRQYGQPAQGVHAIQLEMTQSSYMQESMPFNYLPEVAAQIQPKLRRMVEAALSFAQS, from the coding sequence ATGCAACCCCTTCACTTCCACCAGGGCAGCGAACCGCTGCTGATCTCCATGCCCCATGTGGGCACCTATGTGCCGCCGGCACTCGCAGCCCGCCTGACCGATGTGGCCCAGCAAGTGCACGACACCGACTGGCACCTGGAACGCCTGTACGACTTCGCGAAAGACCTCGGCGCCTCGCTGCTCATCGCCACCCATTCGCGCTATGTCATCGACCTCAACCGCGACCCGTCCGGCGCGAGCCTGTACCCGGGTCAAAGCGTCACCAGCCTGTGCCCGGTGGACGACTTTGACGACCAACCCCTGTACCGCGAACCGAACGACACCCCCCAGGAAGCCGAGATCGCGCAACGCCGCGACACCGTCTGGCAGCCCTACCATCAACAACTGCAGAAGGAGCTTGCGCGCTTGAAGGCACAACACGGCAAAGCCGTGTTGTGGGACGCGCACTCCATACGTTCCGTGGTGCCACGCTTCTTTGAAGGCAAGTTGCCCGACCTGAACCTGGGCAATGGTGGCGGTACCCGTTGCGATCCTGCGCTGGCAGATGCACTGCTGAGCATCGCGCAATCAAGTCCTGCGCACACAGCTGTGCTGAATGGCCGCTTCAAGGGGGGTTACATCACCCGCCAATATGGTCAGCCGGCCCAGGGCGTCCACGCCATCCAGCTGGAAATGACGCAGTCCAGCTACATGCAGGAAAGCATGCCATTTAACTATCTGCCTGAGGTCGCTGCCCAGATCCAGCCAAAGCTGCGCCGCATGGTGGAGGCCGCGCTGTCGTTCGCGCAGAGTTGA